The Garra rufa chromosome 8, GarRuf1.0, whole genome shotgun sequence genome has a segment encoding these proteins:
- the LOC141340132 gene encoding paraneoplastic antigen Ma1 homolog, producing MDLSQTVQWSREENISSSRAIVLSNVPLDASNDTIEKVLNTVKVFGRTKICGRRGDVTGKQLFVLVETSTDLDPSTLPPEIGIEREAGPWHVHFVGGLSADDPAAGSDPFQIKLLALLQQEGKSMDEVKAIVMGDQSPKSDISVDLVNAIGKLVDRCNQTSTDGPSYRKLRLFSGLKPVPPGEEEYEVWMEQAAQMISEWQCTEAAKKQRLVESLRGPAADIVRFLKVSSPSATANEYLAALETAYGTTESGPDLMARFRHTYQENGEKLSAFLYRLDKLLHRALLKGGINAAGINGARMEQLIKGALTNDMVALRIRMTHTLQSPPSFSQLMKEIREEEHWVAARENVKASVATVVSPQASVPSELQNLKKEVKELSTQVSQLLNVATVTCASDFAPQKPSSKNPGSVNRDNPQKAKSTQPPVPGIFCYKCGEDGHKKWECKAPEDLRKVNQKLIKMHRLQGNWAGAQ from the coding sequence ATGGATCTCTCTCAGACTGTTCAGTGGAGTAGAGAGGAGAACATTAGCTCCTCACGTGCCATTGTGTTAAGCAATGTTCCTTTGGACGCTAGTAATGACACTATTGAGAAAGTATTAAACACAGTGAAGGTCTTTGGTCGTACTAAAATTTGTGGTCGCCGTGGTGACGTTACTGGCAAACAACTGTTTGTTTTAGTGGAGACTAGTACTGACCTTGATCCAAGTACTTTACCTCCTGAAATAGGTATTGAGCGGGAAGCTGGGCCCTGGCATGTTCACTTTGTGGGTGGTCTATCAGCCGATGACCCAGCTGCTGGCAGTGACCCCTTTCAGATTAAGTTGTTAGCCTTATTGCAGCAGGAGGGTAAGTCTATGGATGAAGTAAAGGCCATAGTAATGGGAGATCAGTCTCCTAAATCTGATATCAGTGTGGATCTAGTTAATGCAATAGGTAAATTAGTAGACAGATGTAATCAAACATCTACTGATGGACCTAGTTACCGAAAACTGAGGTTGTTCTCAGGCCTGAAGCCCGTTCCTCCAGGTGAGGAGGAATATGAAGTCTGGATGGAGCAGGCTGCACAAATGATCAGTGAATGGCAATGTACAGAGGCTGCCAAGAAACAACGCCTTGTTGAGAGTTTGCGGGGTCCTGCTGCTGATATTGTCAGGTTTTTGAAAGTGAGTAGCCCATCTGCAACTGCAAATGAGTACTTAGCTGCCCTTGAGACTGCATATGGAACTACGGAGAGTGGCCCTGACCTTATGGCTAGATTTCGTCACACTTATCAGGAAAATGGAGAGAAACTTTCAGCTTTCTTGTACCGCCTAGACAAACTTCTCCACAGAGCCTTGTTGAAGGGTGGGATTAATGCAGCCGGCATAAATGGAGCCAGAATGGAGCAGCTAATTAAGGGAGCACTTACCAATGATATGGTTGCTTTGCGAATCAGAATGACTCACACTTTGCAGAGTCCTCCATCTTTTTCGCAGTTGATGAAGGAAATACGTGAGGAAGAACACTGGGTAGCTGCAAGAGAAAATGTTAAAGCTTCAGTCGCCACTGTCGTCTCTCCCCAGGCATCTGTGCCGTCTGAATTACAAAACCTAAAGAAGGAGGTTAAAGAGCTATCTACCCAGGTGAGTCAACTGTTGAACGTGGCTACTGTGACTTGTGCTTCTGATTTTGCTCCTCAGAAACCATCCAGTAAAAACCCTGGGAGTGTGAACCGAGACAACCCCCAAAAAGCTAAATCCACCCAGCCACCAGTGCCCGGGATCTTTTGCTACAAATGTGGTGAAGATGGACATAAGAAGTGGGAGTGCAAAGCACCAGAGGACCTCAGGAAAGTTAATCAGAAGCTGATAAAGATGCATCGCCTGCAGGGAAACTGGGCAGGAGCTCAGTGA
- the med4 gene encoding mediator of RNA polymerase II transcription subunit 4, producing the protein MAAAEKPTKEKLLSTLDDVEVLSRELIEMLALSRTQKLPQPGEDTEILELLVQRDKEFQELMQTAVEQGKVHQEMQALEKEVEKRDSDIQQLQKQLKEAEHILATAVYQAKEKLKSIEKARKGSISSEEIIKYAHRISASNAVCAPLNWVPGDPRRPYPTDLEMRSGILGNMSNMSTNGVNGHLPGDALAAGRLPDILTPQYPWQSADVSMGILPPHHGNDFGLEPPGHNKENEDDVEAMSTDSSSSSSDSD; encoded by the exons ATGGCGGCGGCGGAGAAACCCACGAAAGAAAAGCTTTTATCCACTCTGGATGATGTTGAAGTTTTATCCAG AGAGCTGATAGAGATGCTGGCGTTGTCCAGGACACAGAAACTGCCCCAGCCTGGGGAGGACACAGAG ATACTGGAGCTGTTAGTGCAGCGAGATAAAGAGTTCCAGGAGCTCATGCAGACGGCGGTGGAGCAGGGCAAAGTGCACCAGGAGATGCAGGCCTTGGAGAAGGAAGTTGAGAAAAGAGACAGTGATATCCAGCAACTCCAGAAGCAACTCAAAGAGGCTGAGCATATACTG GCCACTGCTGTCTATCAAGCCAAAGAAAAGCTGAAGTCTATTGAAAAGGCCAGAAAAG GGAGCATCTCTTCAGAGGAGATCATCAAATACGCTCACAGGATCAGTGCCAGTAATGCAGTGTGTGCTCCTCTCAACTGGGTTCCAG GTGACCCCCGCAGGCCGTACCCCACTGATCTGGAGATGCGCAGTGGAATACTGGGTAACATGAGCAACATGTCCACCAATGGAGTGAACGGGCACCTGCCTGGAGACGCACTGGCTGCTGGGAGATTACCAG ATATTCTAACCCCACAGTATCCTTGGCAGTCGGCTGATGTTTCCATGGGGATTCTGCCTCCTCACCATGGCAACGATTTTGGCCTGGAGCCACCTGGTCATAACAAGGAAAATGAAGATGATGTCGAGGCCATGTCAACAGATTCCTCCAGCAGCAGCAGTGACTCAgactaa